GATCACACACAGGACTGTGGGAAAATCTTGGTGCTCATTCATGCCGTTCTGATGACCCAAGGGTTCATAGTACCCAGATGCATCCactagatgttttattttttcttctggatATTCCACTATAATGTGGCTCATGAGTTCCAAACTCATGTGTTTTTATGGATTGGCAgaataaagaaaaccaaaagttGTGAGGCTGGAGGAGCAGTGGGAGAGTGAGGGAAAGGAAGCATGCAGGGCATCTTCACACGGAGTCAGGGTACACATTAAGATGAGCTGGATAGATGTAACGTATGAGCATAGGAGCACTGTCGTATCTGGCCCTTAGCAGCTTAGTTGAGTGCCTGCTGTTGGAGATTATCCATTTTCTCACTGAAATTAACAATATCTGGAAAGGCACTGTAGCTGAAGTGATTACTGTGGAGCATTATTCACCCTTATCTGGAAGAAAATATCCCTGAAATGACACTGGTGCAAATGAGCTGAAGCTTCCAATGTCCCAGGTTTCTCAGAGAGAAACCACTCACAGTCTAAGTGATAATGGAACTTACAAGTGCCATTCTCCCAGATGGAAGACATGAGCAAGGCTTCTCTGTCCCTCAGGTGTGTTTCATGACCCTCCAGGTTTGTTATGGGTTTATGTGTTTTCTTAAGGCCTCCTCTCATCTAAATAATTAGTGATGTGGTCATCATGAGAATGATAAGCCAGGCTtatttctgtccctgttgctcaaAATTGCTTGGCACAGGagacttttatttctatttctgtgattTTGGAGGCTGGGGGCAATAGATATTCTCCAACTGGAATACAGGCACAGTCTAATTTCTCATTTGCAGTTCATAGAAACTGATTCAGTGGTTGTTCATGATTTTTTCTCATatgatttatcattttttatgaCTATTTCCAAAGAAATGCACAACATTGGCTACTCAGTAAAATCATGGGCTGATGTGTCATGCTCTCGAGTTTCCATCATAGGACAGGGatcatggatttattttattgtactttATTGCACATTCATCTATGGTTCCTGCATGCGTAGACTTAAATCAGCCCATAGGGAAAAGTCCATATGTGAAAAGAATTCATGAATTTATCTAGTGCAGTTCTAGCCAGGGGCATATCCAACGGCTGCTTGTGATCTCAAACAATTGGCTGTAGTTTTATTTGTAGTCACAAGAAACCCATGAATCTCCATTGTTGGGGCTTAACAGACCATATTAAGTAGAGGACTGATGATTTAAAccatgaaatatctgaaaattcAGAATGAAATATATAAGCGTTGAGAAGATTGGTGAATAGGATCCTGTTGGCTGTCTTCAATCCCTCCTTATTTGCCCAGTCTCATGCTTCACTGTGAATAGAGTTTACTTCCCTACCGTGTTGGAATGTGGATGACAGTGACAGGTCATGCTGAGCTCAGATAGTCACAGGAATCACATGACTCTACTTGCTcctttttgtgtttcttctggccTCCCTAAGGATAGCAAGTCCCAGAGGTGGgcttttggcctagtgattaagatgcttgTTAAAGCTCTCGAGTCTCATATTGAGTAACTGGATTCAATTCCTAGTTCCAGCTCCTTTGATTCTACCTTCGGGCgagtgcagaccatgggaggcagtgctgatggcccatgtagttggtccctgccatgcatgtgggagacatggattgagttcatagctcctgactccagcctggtaccagccctggccattgcaggcatttgggaagtgaatcagcaaatgactttctctctctgtctctgtctctcagtctctatctctctcccttcctccctccctctcaaatacatattaataatttctttaaaagtaaagaacagggaccagctctgtggtgcagcaggttaacgccttggcctgaagcgtcagcatcccacatgggtgctggttctaatcccggctgcttctcttccaatccagctctctgctgtggcctgggaaagcagtggaagatggcctaaatccttgtgcccctgcacccatgtgggagaccctggctttggatctacacagctccagccattgcagccagttggggagtgaaccaacggatggagaacctctatctctgcctctcctatctctgtgtaactctttcaaataaataaataaatctttaaaaaaagtaaagaacaagCCCCAGATACCTACTGATCCCAGAGTGAAAGATGTCTGAATTACACATGTACTTGTCTTGCAGcctaaaataaaatgttccatTTGACCTGCAGATGTGGAGCAATAAAATTAGTGTCTATTTTCAAAAGTCACTCAGATTCAAGGGGTTGTTGTTACATCAGATTAATTTAGTGACAGCTGACTGatagaaatatttggaaaatttttataCAATTCCACTTGACTTTTCTCTCATCTTCTTTTTGTTAGCTCAATCAGACAAGTCAAGGCAATGGAGAACGGAAATGAGACATTAATGGCAGATTTTTATTCTCTTGGGACTCTTCCCCCAAATGAAATATGTCAGTGTCCTCATCCACATTATCATCTTGGTTTACCTGGCTTCATTCGCTGGGAACCTCATCCTGCTCCTCCTGATATGGATGGACCTGAAGCTCCATACCCCAATGTACTTTCTCCTCAGCCAGCTTTCTGTTGTAGACCAGGCCCTCATTAGCACCACTGTTCCAAAGATGGCAATAAACTTTTTCTCTGGAAGGAAGAACATCACACGTCTTGCTTGTGGAACccagttatttttcttctttgctctTGGGGGTGCTGAGTGCATCTTGTTGACTTTCATGGCCTATGACCGTTATGCAGCTGTCTGTAACCCCCTGAGATATGCAGTATTTATGAACCATGCAGTCTGTTTACAAATGGCTGTGGTGTCCTGGATAGGGGGAATTCTAGCTTTCACAGCTCATACTTCTTACACCATGAGTCTGCCAATGTGTGGCTCCAGAGAGATCCACCATTTCTACTGTGAGATGCCAGGGATCATGAAGATCTCATGCGCAGACACTTCCACCTATGAAATGGTGGTCTTTGTGATGGGCATTGCATTTCTAGTTATCCCCTTTGGACTCATTATGTCTTCTTACACCCTCGTCTTCCTCAGTGTCCTTCGTATGAAATCCCCCCAAGGTAGGAACAAGGCCTTGGCTACGTGCTCCTCCAATCTTCTAGTGGTGAGTCTTTACTTAGGACCATGTGTTTTCATGTCTATGACACCAGGTTCATCCCACACCCCTGAGCAGGAGCAGGCTGTATCTGTATTCTGCACTGTACTCACACCCATGCTAAACCCACTTATCTATAGCCTAAGGAACAAGGATGTGGTAGGGGCTTTTCAGAGAGTTGTGGGGAAACATTTGATCTCTGAACAGAAGACATAAGTGCCAAGATGATAAACAACTACATGGAGGACCAATAGGCAAAACTCCAGGAGCATCCACAATCCTATTTTCTGGTGTGAGGAGCTCTGCTCCATTCCCTGTGAGAAAAATCACATGGTTTAATTCCATCAGCAAtgttaaaaagtttttaatggacatttgtatttaaaaatttttgatcagagttggcaaactcaaaaggcttccatagccttggtaacccatgacaagagcctagggtgatcactgacaccatacacaagagtgtcaattgttaagtcaaaaacaggagtcactgcgcatttactccccatgtaggatctctgtcctgagCCCAGAGCCCACTGAAACTAGGGAAGCCAGGCTAGGACCTAAAGCCaccctctctgctgtggtctttgTGCTGCTGAGGTGGACTCATGGCCTGATGCTGCTCCTACCCCACTAGTGATGCTGCATGAGGTATCAGAGTGGTCAGCAGGAGCCTCGGTGCTCCACTTGGCACTGAAACTGCTCTAGAGACTCTGTCTTCTGGCACTGGCCTGGGCACAGGGGCCATTAGGATCTGCTCACACTGGGTTTTCCTGGCCTGAATAACAACACAGTCCTGTGGTTCCTTGCTGATGGCTGCAGGCTGTAGGAGGGGAGGTAGGAGGCCACATCTGGGGCTCTGTGCAGTCTTGAGGATACCCAGCGGGCCCAGGTGAAGCCAACAGTGACACATGCTGATACAGGTCTACCCTACCTTACCCTACCTGCCTCATACTGGGGCAAGTCCCGAGACTCCATACACAAGCACTTGCGCAGAGATGGGAGCCATTAGAACCTTCCGTGTTGGGCTTTGCCAGCCGATGCAAGTTGTGCTATTTATGAAAGACTGTAAGAGGTTGATAAAGGCTTCTGCTTCACTATCCAGACTGGCACCCAGCTGGGCTACACCTGGGTCC
Above is a genomic segment from Oryctolagus cuniculus chromosome 6, mOryCun1.1, whole genome shotgun sequence containing:
- the LOC100341913 gene encoding olfactory receptor 2M2-like, which gives rise to MKYVSVLIHIIILVYLASFAGNLILLLLIWMDLKLHTPMYFLLSQLSVVDQALISTTVPKMAINFFSGRKNITRLACGTQLFFFFALGGAECILLTFMAYDRYAAVCNPLRYAVFMNHAVCLQMAVVSWIGGILAFTAHTSYTMSLPMCGSREIHHFYCEMPGIMKISCADTSTYEMVVFVMGIAFLVIPFGLIMSSYTLVFLSVLRMKSPQGRNKALATCSSNLLVVSLYLGPCVFMSMTPGSSHTPEQEQAVSVFCTVLTPMLNPLIYSLRNKDVVGAFQRVVGKHLISEQKT